The Mucilaginibacter mallensis genome has a segment encoding these proteins:
- a CDS encoding sensor histidine kinase — protein sequence MFIQVTKEEFSTEILKKAWHQTNIIVFTIALLYPLLCVVDYLYVPALWLQFFIVRLVISLAIYALHGLFQRKQYDYRLLLHISLLLISITSAALCSLVNIGQLSLYFLLYSLIILFFNLQVFWEPVNSIIQALVAFLLILICYKAFSHYDLNLFISKGGQFFALTTALSCLIPNAQYRITERYINSRILIEKSTDLLKEQRHDLNEKDKLIDLQYEQLRKLNDHKNSFINIAGHDLKNLIGSIIMSSVLIQEENYRLSTEQKEYINYITESADKMQYLLSKLVNVKEIDSNEINFNLEIFDINTEVNQVVKGLNETALTKNINLVNNISNRPLHVRLDKVFAGQVFQNLLSNAIKFSQLNNTLLVTTSLQAQKFVFEIIDEGVAIGQHELDWMFDKLKTLNDASTSKESRLGLGLSIAKLMTKEMGGELSYRSNADGNYFRVEFFAMN from the coding sequence ATGTTCATCCAAGTAACTAAAGAGGAGTTCTCGACAGAAATATTAAAAAAAGCCTGGCACCAAACAAACATTATTGTCTTCACAATTGCACTGCTCTATCCCTTATTATGCGTTGTTGATTACCTATATGTACCCGCTTTATGGTTACAGTTTTTTATAGTTCGTTTGGTTATAAGCTTGGCTATTTATGCGCTGCATGGTCTCTTCCAACGCAAGCAGTATGATTACCGGTTATTGCTGCATATATCCTTATTGCTTATATCCATAACATCGGCTGCGTTATGCTCCCTGGTAAATATTGGTCAATTGAGTCTTTACTTTTTATTGTATTCACTGATCATACTATTTTTTAACCTGCAGGTTTTCTGGGAACCTGTAAATTCCATTATACAAGCTTTAGTAGCATTTTTACTGATATTGATATGCTATAAGGCTTTTAGTCATTACGATCTTAATCTTTTTATCAGTAAAGGCGGACAATTTTTTGCCCTAACGACTGCCCTATCGTGCCTTATACCAAATGCCCAGTATAGAATAACTGAGCGTTATATCAACTCCCGCATCCTTATAGAAAAATCAACAGACCTGCTTAAGGAGCAACGCCATGATCTGAACGAAAAGGATAAGCTAATTGATTTGCAATATGAGCAATTGCGTAAGCTAAACGACCATAAAAACAGCTTTATTAATATTGCCGGCCATGACCTTAAAAACCTGATCGGCTCTATTATTATGAGCAGCGTTTTAATACAGGAAGAAAATTACAGGTTAAGCACTGAGCAGAAAGAGTATATCAATTACATTACTGAATCTGCCGATAAGATGCAGTACTTGTTAAGCAAACTGGTAAATGTAAAAGAAATCGACTCGAATGAGATCAATTTTAACCTGGAAATCTTTGATATTAATACGGAGGTGAACCAGGTTGTTAAAGGTTTAAATGAAACGGCGCTAACCAAAAATATAAACCTGGTTAATAACATATCAAACAGGCCTTTACATGTTAGGCTCGACAAGGTGTTTGCGGGCCAGGTGTTCCAAAACCTGTTATCAAACGCTATTAAGTTTTCACAGTTAAACAATACGCTGTTAGTTACCACAAGTTTACAGGCGCAAAAATTTGTGTTCGAAATTATTGATGAAGGCGTAGCCATCGGTCAGCACGAGTTAGACTGGATGTTTGATAAATTGAAAACATTAAACGATGCTTCAACATCAAAAGAAAGCAGACTGGGCCTTGGCCTCTCCATAGCCAAGCTCATGACCAAAGAAATGGGTGGCGAATTAAGTTATCGTAGCAATGCCGATGGTAACTATTTCAGGGTGGAGTTTTTTGCCATGAATTAA